The following proteins come from a genomic window of Gimesia chilikensis:
- a CDS encoding phosphatidylserine decarboxylase, which yields MSSTSSDVNPPATGQPYSRREVQPMDPQLTTIQPGGGIIINLEMLWGRWRRFWLKTFRPGYVKKMESTRKGDFNPCPHDVLDPRDLKYHENQGGYYWEEADDPFAYRSRLPFAREGLAELFVLSTLFFGGAALLTGVILSGVVTGVLSYIGWLLVLTLVLFGMEIVWFFRNPQRAIPAGEGVIVSPADGTFDTIEEIAHHEYIGGPAIEIGIFLSIFNVHINRMPVAGKIIKLVYRPGKCLNALRPESTRLNERLEVYLQMPEPTNRPMLVQQITGAIARRIVCRLKPGDELTKGAQFGMIKLGSRTVIVFPQEEGLEILAKPGDKLKAGSTTLAKYAESPTEASNEEA from the coding sequence ATGAGTTCAACTTCATCAGACGTCAATCCACCTGCCACCGGTCAGCCTTATTCCCGACGGGAAGTCCAGCCCATGGATCCGCAGCTGACGACCATTCAGCCGGGTGGGGGAATTATTATCAATCTGGAAATGCTCTGGGGCCGCTGGCGGCGATTCTGGTTGAAGACGTTTCGCCCCGGTTACGTGAAAAAAATGGAGAGCACACGAAAGGGGGACTTCAATCCCTGTCCGCATGATGTGCTCGATCCCCGCGACCTTAAATATCATGAGAACCAGGGAGGCTACTATTGGGAGGAAGCGGACGACCCCTTTGCGTATCGCAGCCGACTCCCCTTTGCCCGCGAAGGGCTGGCCGAACTGTTTGTTCTCTCAACGCTGTTTTTCGGTGGTGCCGCCCTGCTCACCGGCGTGATTTTATCCGGCGTCGTTACCGGTGTGCTCAGTTACATCGGCTGGTTGCTGGTGCTGACGCTGGTATTGTTTGGCATGGAGATCGTCTGGTTCTTCCGGAACCCCCAGCGGGCGATCCCTGCGGGTGAAGGTGTGATTGTGTCTCCTGCGGACGGGACCTTCGATACGATTGAAGAGATCGCGCATCACGAATATATCGGCGGCCCGGCGATCGAGATCGGCATCTTCCTGTCGATTTTCAATGTGCACATCAACCGCATGCCGGTTGCCGGTAAGATTATCAAACTTGTGTATCGACCCGGGAAATGTTTGAACGCGCTGCGACCGGAGTCAACGCGGTTAAACGAGCGGTTGGAAGTCTATCTGCAGATGCCCGAGCCGACCAACCGACCGATGCTGGTGCAGCAGATCACCGGTGCGATAGCGCGGCGGATTGTCTGTCGCCTGAAGCCGGGCGATGAATTAACCAAGGGGGCGCAGTTTGGTATGATTAAACTGGGTTCCCGGACCGTGATTGTGTTCCCCCAGGAAGAAGGACTGGAAATCCTGGCGAAGCCGGGTGACAAGTTGAAAGCCGGTTCGACCACTCTCGCGAAATATGCAGAGTCCCCTACTGAGGCCTCCAATGAAGAAGCGTAA
- the eno gene encoding phosphopyruvate hydratase: MSIAISSVHAREILDSRGNPTVEVDIELENGVVGRAAVPSGASTGMHEACELRDADKKDRFLGKGVQQAVQNVNTEIADVLVDLNVCDQLLIDRVMLDLDGTENKSRLGANAILACSLAAAHAAAASSDLPLFRYLGGVGANRLPAPMMNIINGGEHASNGIDLQEFMVMPLGFDNFSDSLRCGTEIFHSLKKVLSSKGLSTAVGDEGGFAPDLPNSEDAIDVILTAIEKAGYKAGDQVKIALDAASTEFYNTETGIYTVEGREFDSAGMVDFLASWVEKYPICSIEDGLAEDDWEGWKALTERIGDKVQLVGDDLFVTNPKRLQRGIDEGVANSILVKVNQIGTLSETIEAVQLAGRNGYTAVMSHRSGETEDTTIADLAVALCTGQIKTGSASRTDRICKYNQLLRIEEILGEEATFGGTIS, encoded by the coding sequence ATGAGTATTGCCATTAGTTCCGTTCATGCCCGTGAAATTCTTGACAGTCGCGGGAATCCCACTGTGGAAGTGGATATCGAGCTGGAAAATGGAGTTGTAGGCCGAGCCGCTGTTCCCAGCGGTGCCAGCACAGGGATGCACGAAGCCTGTGAACTGCGCGACGCCGATAAAAAAGACCGCTTCCTGGGCAAGGGTGTCCAGCAGGCCGTTCAGAATGTGAACACCGAAATTGCCGACGTACTGGTTGACCTGAATGTCTGCGATCAGCTGCTGATCGACCGTGTCATGCTCGACCTGGATGGCACCGAAAATAAATCACGCCTGGGTGCGAACGCCATTCTGGCCTGTTCGCTGGCCGCCGCACATGCAGCAGCTGCTTCTTCCGACCTGCCCCTGTTCCGTTACCTGGGTGGCGTTGGTGCCAACCGTCTCCCCGCCCCGATGATGAACATCATCAACGGTGGTGAGCACGCCAGCAACGGTATCGACCTGCAGGAATTCATGGTCATGCCCCTGGGCTTTGACAACTTCAGCGACTCTCTGCGTTGCGGAACCGAAATCTTCCACTCGCTGAAGAAAGTGCTCTCCTCCAAAGGTCTGAGCACCGCCGTCGGCGACGAAGGGGGATTCGCTCCCGATCTGCCCAACAGTGAAGACGCCATCGACGTCATTCTGACCGCGATCGAAAAAGCAGGTTACAAAGCCGGCGATCAGGTCAAAATCGCCCTCGACGCCGCTTCTACCGAATTCTACAACACAGAAACCGGTATCTACACCGTCGAAGGTCGCGAATTCGATTCCGCAGGTATGGTCGACTTCCTCGCCTCATGGGTTGAAAAGTACCCGATCTGCTCCATCGAAGATGGTCTGGCAGAAGACGACTGGGAAGGCTGGAAAGCACTCACCGAACGGATCGGCGACAAAGTCCAGCTGGTCGGCGACGACCTGTTCGTGACCAACCCCAAACGTCTGCAGCGGGGGATTGACGAAGGGGTTGCCAACAGCATCCTGGTGAAAGTCAACCAGATCGGCACCTTGTCCGAAACCATCGAAGCAGTTCAACTGGCAGGACGCAACGGTTACACCGCCGTCATGAGCCACCGTTCCGGCGAAACAGAAGATACCACCATCGCCGACCTCGCGGTTGCTCTCTGCACTGGTCAGATCAAAACCGGTTCCGCCAGCCGGACCGACCGGATCTGCAAATACAACCAGTTGCTGAGAATCGAAGAGATTCTGGGAGAGGAAGCCACCTTCGGCGGTACCATCTCCTGA
- a CDS encoding septum formation initiator family protein, translating to MISLTFWLLLFLAASLFAAVVLSPRYLAYLELRNEYLSNQVQLVTLENQVEYLKQIAHSLEHDPEFRSEVARVDFDAVRPGEERIAVDPDLALDLPQWNPRQKIPVTSRAWYVPMLSMVSENHKVRSSLLLTAGVIVLLSFTFLHESQSHQLEHVTRSTKDFVSLFLSRYRVSESEADED from the coding sequence ATGATCTCGTTGACATTCTGGCTGCTGTTATTCCTCGCCGCGAGTCTGTTCGCTGCGGTTGTCCTTTCGCCGCGGTACCTGGCCTACCTTGAGCTACGGAATGAGTATCTCTCGAACCAGGTCCAGCTGGTGACGCTGGAAAATCAGGTTGAATACCTGAAACAGATCGCCCATTCGCTGGAGCATGATCCTGAGTTTCGCTCTGAAGTCGCGCGGGTCGACTTTGATGCCGTCCGACCAGGCGAAGAGCGGATTGCCGTCGACCCCGATCTGGCCCTGGATCTGCCTCAATGGAATCCGCGTCAGAAAATCCCGGTCACCAGTCGCGCCTGGTACGTACCCATGTTGAGCATGGTCAGTGAAAATCACAAGGTGCGCTCCTCTCTGCTGCTGACCGCCGGGGTGATCGTACTGCTGTCTTTTACGTTTCTGCATGAATCACAGTCCCATCAGCTGGAGCACGTAACCCGTTCCACTAAAGACTTTGTGTCGCTGTTCCTCTCTCGATACCGCGTCTCGGAATCGGAAGCTGATGAGGACTGA
- a CDS encoding flagellar motor protein MotB, producing MEDDGPPGVPEWVVTYGDMMSLLLTFFIMLVSLSEIVNDEKFRSILESIQSYTGYRTGPISPPGKYFPMNSMIEQMSMLGAYTDSRERGRGGIKTKALEGKDVRIYRFREGVPVPVGKTLYYGQTQVDLDEERKTKLDEMIPELAGKPNKIELRAHTSVKPLPQDGHYNDKLVLTYQRGREAMLYLIQKGIEAKRIRITAAADYEPPLQTGDEKTQQMDRLDVLLLDAFVDDYVGPRK from the coding sequence ATGGAAGACGATGGTCCACCGGGAGTCCCCGAATGGGTGGTGACTTACGGTGACATGATGTCGCTGCTGCTGACGTTCTTCATCATGCTGGTTTCACTGAGTGAAATCGTGAATGATGAAAAATTCCGGTCGATCCTGGAGTCGATTCAGTCTTACACGGGTTATCGTACCGGCCCCATTTCGCCTCCCGGAAAATATTTTCCGATGAACTCGATGATCGAGCAGATGAGTATGCTGGGGGCGTATACCGACAGCCGGGAACGGGGACGCGGGGGAATTAAGACGAAGGCCCTCGAAGGCAAGGATGTGCGTATCTATCGCTTCCGGGAAGGAGTACCGGTTCCTGTTGGGAAGACCCTGTATTACGGTCAGACCCAGGTAGACCTTGACGAGGAACGTAAAACGAAGCTGGACGAGATGATTCCGGAGCTGGCGGGCAAACCGAACAAGATCGAGCTGCGGGCTCATACGTCGGTGAAACCTTTGCCTCAGGATGGCCACTACAATGACAAACTGGTACTGACTTACCAGCGGGGGCGAGAGGCCATGCTCTATCTGATCCAGAAAGGAATCGAGGCCAAGCGGATTCGCATTACCGCTGCCGCCGATTACGAGCCTCCTCTGCAGACCGGGGATGAGAAAACGCAGCAGATGGACCGTCTGGATGTGCTGCTGCTGGACGCGTTTGTCGATGACTACGTCGGCCCCCGCAAATAG
- a CDS encoding ribonuclease D, with the protein MSSPLIVQQSELVALCDQIQDAGIVAFDTEFVSEFTYRPELSLLQFSFEGRTVAVDPYEVDDLTPWWDIMTDDTTTVVVHGGREEVRFCRHFSGKKPQKLIDLQIAEGLRSRSFPISYTALVARVLGEKAGSKETRTDWRRRPLTDQQIKYALDDVKYVLRIWKIQEKELTDLGRLEWAQAEFQRMIDEVDSEFHRENWRRVSGLHKLKPRELAIVRELFDWRDEVGQDKNQPVRRILRDDLLIELAKRKPKTPQDLTATRDLNRKNMFKLAPQVIQRIEKALQLPNDQLPQLEENPNTQQNQDEQVIGKLLGIALANRCAEMNVSQTLVGTTSDLRHLVRYHVYGEQSDDRPRLMTGWRAEVCGDLLTDVLDGKISMRVADPESDHPLHFERLS; encoded by the coding sequence ATGTCGAGCCCCCTCATTGTGCAGCAGTCGGAATTGGTCGCACTCTGTGATCAGATTCAGGATGCGGGCATCGTTGCATTCGATACGGAATTCGTTTCCGAATTCACTTATCGCCCTGAACTTTCCCTGCTGCAGTTTTCCTTCGAAGGACGCACGGTCGCCGTCGATCCCTACGAAGTAGATGATCTGACTCCCTGGTGGGACATCATGACCGACGATACCACCACGGTGGTCGTGCACGGCGGACGCGAAGAAGTTCGTTTCTGCCGCCACTTCTCCGGCAAGAAACCACAAAAGCTGATCGACCTGCAAATTGCCGAAGGGCTCCGCTCGCGAAGCTTTCCCATCTCCTATACCGCACTGGTCGCCCGTGTGCTGGGAGAGAAAGCGGGCAGTAAAGAGACCCGCACGGACTGGCGCCGCAGACCACTCACCGACCAGCAGATCAAATACGCTCTCGACGACGTCAAATACGTCCTTCGTATCTGGAAGATCCAGGAAAAAGAATTAACGGACCTGGGCCGTCTCGAATGGGCCCAGGCGGAATTTCAACGGATGATCGATGAAGTCGATTCCGAATTCCACCGCGAAAACTGGCGCCGCGTTTCCGGGTTGCACAAACTGAAGCCGCGGGAACTGGCCATCGTCCGCGAACTCTTTGACTGGCGCGATGAAGTTGGCCAGGACAAGAACCAGCCGGTCCGTCGGATTCTCCGCGACGACCTGTTAATCGAACTGGCCAAACGCAAACCCAAGACACCACAGGACCTGACCGCCACCCGCGATCTCAATCGCAAGAACATGTTCAAGCTTGCTCCCCAGGTCATTCAACGAATTGAGAAAGCCCTGCAGCTTCCCAATGACCAGCTTCCGCAATTGGAGGAAAATCCCAATACGCAGCAGAATCAGGATGAGCAGGTGATCGGTAAACTGCTGGGAATCGCCCTGGCAAACCGTTGTGCCGAGATGAATGTTTCCCAGACGCTGGTGGGAACGACATCCGATTTAAGGCACCTGGTCCGCTATCATGTGTATGGAGAGCAGAGCGACGACAGGCCTCGCCTGATGACAGGCTGGCGGGCGGAAGTCTGCGGTGATCTGCTCACTGACGTATTGGACGGCAAGATCTCCATGCGTGTCGCCGATCCGGAATCGGATCATCCGCTGCATTTCGAAAGACTCAGCTAG